A single genomic interval of Bacillus sp. es.036 harbors:
- a CDS encoding AAA family ATPase, whose amino-acid sequence MRGLGTLYFFCGKMGAGKSTKSKQFAIDHHAVLLSEDEWLSSLYPNQIASFDDYLTFSAQLKPLLKKHVQNILSVGTDVVMDFPANTQKQRKWFLDLASEINANHQLIYLNRSNEQCLRQIEQRRKEQPERAAFDTEAVFHHVTNFFEAPKASEGIHILEFTEKG is encoded by the coding sequence ATGAGGGGATTGGGAACGCTCTACTTTTTCTGTGGAAAAATGGGTGCAGGAAAATCAACTAAATCAAAACAATTCGCAATCGATCATCACGCGGTACTTTTGTCTGAAGATGAATGGCTTTCCTCTCTTTATCCTAATCAGATTGCCTCATTTGATGACTATTTAACATTCTCAGCGCAACTCAAGCCATTGTTGAAAAAGCATGTTCAAAACATATTAAGTGTCGGGACAGATGTAGTGATGGATTTTCCGGCGAACACTCAAAAACAGCGGAAGTGGTTTTTGGATTTGGCATCTGAGATTAATGCAAACCATCAATTAATTTATCTTAATCGATCTAACGAGCAGTGCTTACGTCAGATCGAACAAAGGCGTAAGGAACAGCCTGAAAGAGCAGCTTTTGATACGGAAGCGGTATTTCATCATGTGACGAACTTTTTTGAAGCACCAAAAGCATCCGAGGGTATTCATATTTTGGAGTTTACTGAGAAAGGTTAG
- a CDS encoding DUF948 domain-containing protein, producing the protein MISIFGWSAVVVAAAFVILVVYLILTLRKVMATLAETKETLSGVRNSVNGITDEAEELIHTANQISDDVKGKMEAVDPLIESAHDVGDMIHDVTSNIKRTALQKSSRKTIRTQESKPVQVKLK; encoded by the coding sequence GTGATCTCAATATTTGGATGGAGTGCCGTTGTCGTAGCCGCCGCGTTTGTGATTCTCGTCGTTTATTTGATTTTGACGTTACGAAAAGTGATGGCAACACTGGCAGAAACAAAAGAGACGTTGTCGGGTGTCCGGAATTCGGTTAACGGCATTACAGATGAAGCAGAAGAACTGATTCATACCGCCAACCAAATTTCCGATGATGTTAAAGGAAAAATGGAAGCCGTGGATCCATTAATCGAGTCTGCTCATGATGTGGGGGATATGATACACGATGTAACGAGCAACATAAAACGTACGGCTTTGCAAAAGAGTAGTCGGAAAACCATTCGTACACAGGAAAGCAAGCCCGTGCAGGTGAAATTGAAGTAA
- a CDS encoding LURP-one-related/scramblase family protein — translation MKQLYIKQKVFSLSGKYTVKDQQENDRYYVEGSFMQVPKTFSILNTSREEVALIEKKVFTLLPKFFVEVNGQEILTIKKEFSFLKARYTIDAAGIEVNGNWWDMDFQVLQDGEIIAEVGKEWFTWGDSYKVQILDDEMETMIIALVVAIDCVKADQAAAASASM, via the coding sequence ATGAAGCAACTTTATATCAAGCAGAAGGTCTTCAGTCTTAGTGGGAAATATACAGTGAAAGATCAGCAAGAGAACGATCGCTATTATGTGGAAGGAAGCTTTATGCAAGTGCCAAAGACTTTCTCCATACTGAATACTTCAAGAGAGGAAGTAGCTCTTATTGAGAAAAAAGTCTTCACCTTGTTACCCAAATTTTTTGTGGAGGTAAATGGTCAGGAGATATTAACTATCAAAAAGGAATTTTCTTTCTTGAAAGCACGCTATACCATTGATGCGGCAGGAATTGAAGTGAATGGTAATTGGTGGGATATGGATTTCCAAGTGTTGCAGGATGGTGAAATCATAGCGGAAGTGGGCAAGGAATGGTTCACCTGGGGCGATAGTTACAAGGTACAAATCCTAGATGATGAGATGGAAACGATGATCATTGCGCTCGTTGTGGCGATTGATTGTGTGAAGGCTGACCAGGCAGCTGCTGCTTCAGCATCGATGTAG
- a CDS encoding GNAT family N-acetyltransferase, giving the protein MLDFKTINLSKHRDVVIKFRRDSFLVSFGDLKGFGDENEYVKRLEEKIDEFPNGFVMVEKEGECIGQLELSVKEYEGRKIRYVNLYYLVPEFRGNGIGKELHQYASNFFTGNDLNEFHLRVSPSNSAALKFYHKLGMEKIGTELDGKVIRLRGFL; this is encoded by the coding sequence ATGTTGGATTTCAAAACCATCAACCTCTCGAAACATCGTGACGTAGTCATAAAATTTCGTAGAGATTCCTTTCTCGTCAGTTTTGGCGATCTTAAAGGGTTTGGAGATGAAAATGAATACGTCAAAAGACTAGAAGAAAAGATAGATGAATTCCCAAATGGTTTCGTTATGGTAGAAAAAGAAGGCGAATGTATAGGACAGCTTGAATTGTCCGTAAAAGAATATGAAGGCAGAAAAATTCGGTATGTCAACCTATATTATTTGGTTCCTGAATTTCGTGGGAATGGAATAGGCAAAGAGTTGCACCAATATGCTTCAAATTTTTTTACTGGGAACGATCTAAACGAATTTCATTTAAGAGTATCGCCTTCCAATTCAGCTGCATTAAAATTCTATCATAAACTTGGTATGGAAAAGATAGGGACAGAATTAGATGGCAAAGTCATTAGGTTGAGAGGATTTCTCTAA
- the dacB gene encoding D-alanyl-D-alanine carboxypeptidase/D-alanyl-D-alanine endopeptidase: MKQTLKTGLVLLLLILLILPPLSSNQDVSADKTNSNLSTELNEILSDERLDGAIAGISVRSANSGELIYENYSETRLTPASNMKLFTAGAALETLGPDYRFTTELLTDGEVKNKFLKGNLYLKGKGDPTLLKEDFDELANSLKEKGVHKIKGDLIGDNSWYEDEALSQDLSWSDEDNYYGAKVSALTASPNEDYDAGTVIVEAYPGKNPGDPVDVRLSPSSDVIEVQNHAKTVSADEDAELSITREHGSNTILVEGEISVDATRKREWIAVWNPAEYALSLMKQALKEAGIQFKGDMALHKTPDDATLLIEKKSMPLSELLIPFMKLSNNGHAEILVKEMGKIKKKEGSWDAGLEVMNDFLEEVGLDTDEMRLRDGSGISHVSLIRPNQLSDYLYHVQDKSWFDSFYHSLPVAGDSDRSEGGTLRYRMRDTAAEQVVHAKTGSLTGVSSLSGYVEQGNGLVFSIMLNQFVEEDDIKDIEDEIAVVLATYAMDK, translated from the coding sequence TTGAAACAAACTTTAAAAACCGGCCTAGTCCTCTTGCTGCTAATTCTTCTGATCCTTCCTCCTTTATCATCAAACCAGGATGTCAGTGCCGACAAAACAAATAGTAATCTTTCCACCGAGCTTAATGAGATCCTCTCAGATGAACGCCTTGATGGCGCCATTGCCGGAATAAGCGTACGATCGGCAAACTCTGGAGAACTGATTTATGAGAATTACAGCGAGACCCGCCTCACCCCTGCCTCGAATATGAAATTATTTACGGCTGGTGCTGCCCTTGAAACACTTGGACCGGATTACCGTTTTACCACCGAACTTTTAACGGATGGAGAAGTGAAAAACAAATTTTTGAAAGGGAATTTATACCTTAAAGGAAAAGGCGACCCTACTCTCCTGAAAGAAGATTTCGATGAACTCGCAAACTCGCTAAAAGAAAAAGGTGTACATAAAATTAAAGGTGATTTGATTGGAGATAACAGCTGGTATGAAGATGAAGCTCTGTCACAGGATCTTTCCTGGTCAGATGAAGATAACTACTACGGTGCCAAGGTTTCAGCACTAACTGCTTCACCAAATGAAGATTACGATGCCGGTACGGTCATTGTAGAAGCTTACCCTGGCAAAAACCCTGGCGATCCAGTAGATGTTCGTCTGTCACCTTCATCTGATGTGATCGAAGTACAGAACCATGCGAAAACAGTCAGTGCAGACGAGGATGCGGAATTAAGCATCACACGTGAACATGGTTCAAATACGATCTTAGTCGAAGGGGAAATATCTGTGGATGCAACGCGTAAGCGCGAATGGATTGCGGTGTGGAATCCAGCGGAATATGCGCTTAGTTTAATGAAGCAAGCCCTAAAAGAAGCTGGCATTCAATTTAAAGGCGACATGGCGCTTCACAAAACACCTGATGACGCAACACTTCTCATTGAAAAGAAATCAATGCCGTTATCAGAACTTCTTATTCCTTTCATGAAGCTAAGTAATAACGGCCATGCAGAAATATTAGTAAAAGAAATGGGAAAAATAAAGAAAAAGGAAGGCAGCTGGGATGCAGGATTGGAAGTCATGAACGATTTTCTAGAAGAGGTTGGACTGGATACGGACGAGATGCGACTAAGAGACGGATCAGGCATTTCCCACGTTTCGTTAATTAGGCCTAATCAGCTGTCTGACTACCTGTATCACGTACAAGATAAAAGCTGGTTTGATTCGTTTTATCATTCACTTCCCGTAGCAGGCGATTCAGATCGATCTGAGGGCGGTACCCTTCGTTATCGCATGAGAGATACTGCTGCAGAACAAGTCGTTCACGCGAAAACTGGTTCCTTAACTGGCGTTTCTTCTCTTTCGGGCTATGTGGAACAGGGCAATGGACTTGTGTTTTCGATTATGCTGAATCAATTTGTTGAAGAGGATGATATCAAGGATATTGAAGATGAAATCGCTGTTGTTTTAGCTACCTATGCTATGGATAAATAA
- the guaC gene encoding GMP reductase, with product MENVFDYEDIQLIPAKCVVNSRSECDTSVTLGKHTFKLPVVPANMQTIIDETIAVTLAEKGYFYVMHRFEPEKRMTFIQDMNARELITSISVGVKDEEYAFIEQLKEQGLTPDYITIDIAHGHSNAVIEMIGHIKNHLPDSFVIAGNVGTPEAVRELEHAGADATKVGIGPGKVCITKIKTGFGTGGWQLAALRWCAKAATKPIIADGGIRTHGDIAKSVRFGASMVMIGSLFAGHEESPGETVERDGKRFKEYFGSASEFQKGEKKNVEGKKMFVEHKGNLQDTLTEMEQDLQSAISYSGGDKLESIRTVDYVVVKNSIFNGDKVY from the coding sequence ATGGAAAACGTATTTGATTATGAAGATATCCAACTAATTCCCGCTAAATGTGTCGTAAACAGTCGATCAGAGTGTGATACTTCGGTTACACTTGGCAAGCATACATTTAAACTACCAGTTGTACCTGCAAACATGCAGACAATTATTGATGAAACGATTGCGGTTACGTTAGCTGAAAAAGGCTACTTCTACGTGATGCATCGTTTTGAACCAGAAAAGCGGATGACTTTTATTCAAGATATGAATGCACGTGAGCTAATCACATCGATTAGCGTTGGTGTAAAAGACGAGGAATACGCGTTTATCGAACAGCTTAAAGAACAAGGACTTACACCTGACTATATTACGATTGATATCGCGCACGGTCATTCGAATGCGGTTATCGAAATGATTGGTCACATTAAAAACCACCTGCCTGATAGCTTTGTCATTGCAGGAAATGTTGGGACTCCGGAAGCAGTCCGTGAGCTCGAGCATGCTGGAGCGGACGCAACAAAGGTTGGAATTGGTCCCGGAAAAGTGTGTATTACAAAAATTAAAACCGGTTTTGGAACTGGTGGCTGGCAGCTAGCGGCACTTCGCTGGTGTGCAAAAGCTGCAACGAAGCCGATTATTGCTGATGGCGGCATTCGCACGCACGGCGATATCGCAAAATCCGTACGTTTTGGAGCTTCGATGGTCATGATTGGCTCCCTTTTTGCAGGTCATGAAGAATCTCCCGGAGAAACCGTTGAACGCGATGGAAAGCGATTCAAAGAATACTTTGGATCAGCTTCTGAATTCCAAAAAGGCGAGAAGAAAAATGTGGAAGGTAAGAAAATGTTTGTGGAACATAAAGGGAACCTTCAAGATACCCTAACAGAAATGGAACAGGATCTTCAGTCGGCTATCTCTTATTCTGGTGGAGACAAGCTTGAATCCATTCGTACAGTCGATTACGTTGTCGTCAAGAACTCGATTTTTAATGGAGATAAAGTTTATTAA
- a CDS encoding VOC family protein, with protein MKQSLLRIGSTYLPVMDVKRATEWYVSNLNAELSYLDQDKAILNMAHQSIFLVKAQEKECANFYDREGKEHFSLTFEVDGLRELEMLREEFLSKNMKVGELENRGHTGRNFVFYDLDGNMFDVWSEISPEFKERYLVPDPISEESTE; from the coding sequence ATGAAGCAGTCCCTGCTTCGCATCGGTTCTACTTATTTACCTGTTATGGATGTTAAACGAGCGACAGAGTGGTATGTATCGAATTTAAATGCGGAGCTTAGCTATCTAGATCAGGATAAAGCGATTTTGAATATGGCGCATCAAAGTATTTTTCTAGTCAAAGCCCAAGAGAAGGAATGTGCCAATTTCTATGATCGTGAAGGAAAAGAGCACTTTTCTTTAACGTTTGAAGTGGATGGTCTTCGGGAGCTTGAAATGCTTCGAGAGGAATTTTTGTCAAAAAATATGAAGGTCGGTGAACTGGAAAACAGGGGGCATACGGGTAGAAACTTTGTCTTCTATGATCTAGATGGAAATATGTTTGATGTGTGGAGTGAAATCAGTCCGGAATTCAAAGAACGTTACCTCGTTCCAGATCCCATTAGTGAGGAGTCCACAGAATGA
- a CDS encoding GyrI-like domain-containing protein yields MMGERDVHIETLDELYLVGIRVRCPAEEYLSEIAQAAKQLEDRMDEISYVINPTEQMGAFVVEASSEDEEGYWVSYQVLKVEHVPEGMVAITITSQTYAVMKHMGSNKAILHTYDELHNWIEKSSWTRRLSAWHLERFHHFKTIEKIDVDLLDTVQ; encoded by the coding sequence ATGATGGGAGAGCGAGACGTTCATATTGAAACTCTGGATGAGCTTTATCTTGTCGGTATCAGAGTTCGCTGCCCGGCAGAGGAATATCTATCAGAAATCGCCCAAGCAGCAAAGCAATTAGAGGATCGGATGGATGAGATCTCATATGTCATAAACCCTACAGAGCAAATGGGTGCCTTTGTCGTAGAAGCTTCTTCTGAAGATGAGGAAGGGTATTGGGTTTCGTACCAAGTATTAAAAGTAGAGCATGTTCCAGAGGGGATGGTTGCCATAACAATTACTTCTCAAACCTATGCGGTTATGAAGCATATGGGGTCGAACAAGGCGATTTTACATACGTATGATGAACTTCATAACTGGATTGAAAAAAGTAGTTGGACTAGGAGATTAAGTGCCTGGCATCTTGAGCGCTTTCATCATTTTAAAACGATCGAAAAGATCGATGTTGATTTATTGGACACGGTTCAGTAA
- a CDS encoding VOC family protein, giving the protein MIRIGSVFIPVTNLVKAIAWYEKHLGVQKIEEWGDGVGKGAGFYFPNSPTQLGLVQVESATSTEFQVKGEHRNSYFNFLVEDIHDFYRKLNDAGVETTELEDFGGMTCFDFYDLNGNPFSVVNEVKNSPFHSDEIKKLQAQAEF; this is encoded by the coding sequence ATGATTCGTATTGGTAGCGTATTTATTCCGGTGACAAATCTAGTAAAAGCAATTGCATGGTATGAAAAGCACCTTGGCGTTCAAAAAATTGAGGAGTGGGGAGACGGCGTTGGTAAGGGAGCTGGTTTTTACTTTCCAAACAGTCCCACCCAGCTTGGGTTAGTTCAGGTTGAATCCGCTACGTCTACAGAGTTTCAAGTAAAAGGCGAACATCGAAATAGCTATTTCAATTTCCTTGTAGAGGACATTCATGATTTTTATCGTAAGCTGAACGATGCAGGTGTAGAAACGACTGAACTTGAAGATTTCGGAGGCATGACGTGTTTTGATTTTTATGATCTTAATGGGAACCCGTTTAGTGTCGTAAATGAAGTGAAAAACTCTCCATTTCATTCAGATGAAATCAAAAAGCTTCAGGCTCAGGCTGAATTTTAG
- a CDS encoding DUF4825 domain-containing protein encodes MRSIRLTLALVLLLAAGCSSGVASDQTAIKTMDDVQYESILPYSGTYVGNNSDVLALLSHLPGGVTVGKVDLSDEKINVTYEVKGDRSEEMYHDYWFSDNKNGLKSMHYNAIYLSLLVPNAEGYEFHVQEKNRSFTRDEITTILGDEFPDLPNEDELMDDETVEAFVTKHEDELEMIANNFEDYFNEK; translated from the coding sequence ATGAGAAGTATACGGCTAACGTTAGCGTTGGTTCTTCTTCTAGCGGCCGGCTGTTCGAGTGGCGTAGCGAGCGATCAAACTGCCATTAAAACGATGGATGACGTTCAGTATGAATCGATACTTCCATACAGCGGAACCTACGTGGGCAACAATTCTGACGTACTCGCTCTACTCAGTCACTTGCCAGGCGGAGTAACAGTCGGGAAGGTTGATCTATCAGATGAAAAGATAAACGTTACATACGAAGTGAAAGGTGATCGTTCAGAAGAAATGTATCATGATTACTGGTTCTCTGACAACAAGAATGGCCTAAAATCAATGCATTACAACGCGATTTATTTAAGCCTTCTCGTTCCAAATGCAGAAGGATATGAGTTTCATGTGCAAGAAAAGAATAGGAGCTTTACGAGAGATGAAATCACGACGATTCTTGGAGATGAATTTCCTGATCTTCCGAATGAAGATGAACTTATGGACGATGAGACTGTTGAGGCATTTGTGACAAAACATGAGGATGAGTTAGAAATGATTGCAAACAACTTTGAGGACTATTTTAATGAAAAATAA
- a CDS encoding TIGR04104 family putative zinc finger protein → MPTCQNCGYIWRWKEAMRLIYRSKATCPNCETKQFLSAKSRKRSSYTSMLVVIPLGITTIYNLSLWLYLGFSFAILVLILLLSPFYYTLSNEEEPLW, encoded by the coding sequence ATGCCAACTTGCCAGAACTGTGGATACATCTGGCGGTGGAAGGAAGCGATGAGACTAATCTATCGTTCAAAAGCCACCTGTCCAAACTGTGAAACAAAACAATTTCTTTCTGCGAAGTCGAGAAAGCGATCAAGCTATACATCGATGCTCGTCGTAATCCCACTTGGCATCACTACGATATACAATCTATCATTATGGTTGTATTTAGGTTTTTCATTTGCCATTCTCGTCCTGATTCTTCTTCTATCTCCGTTTTACTATACGTTAAGTAATGAAGAAGAACCGCTTTGGTGA
- a CDS encoding phosphatidylserine decarboxylase, with protein sequence MKKIVYRGVIGLLNSRRLGYFINKMSRTRFSKWLIPIYVKLFNIQTNELDLSLKEFTSLEAFFVRKLKSGSRTVKGRGSDIVSPVDAKLEQFGEIDDTLIKVKGIRYSIEDLLQDKEMIARYRHGVFLVLYLSPRDYHRIHAPADAVIGKQYELGGKSTPVNKLGMTLGKSPLSTNYRIVSELRQEDGMFMALVKVGAMWVNTIELTHPTLNLEKGEEVGFFSFGSTVVLLFEKDKVSLSPSLERQTSIKAGEPLARKRDSEDKDSSFEE encoded by the coding sequence TTGAAAAAGATCGTGTATCGAGGCGTGATCGGCTTGCTCAATTCTAGAAGGTTAGGCTATTTCATTAATAAAATGAGCCGAACTCGATTCAGCAAGTGGCTGATTCCTATATACGTGAAGTTGTTTAACATCCAAACGAACGAGCTGGATTTAAGTCTGAAGGAGTTTACATCATTAGAAGCATTTTTTGTAAGAAAACTTAAATCTGGTTCACGTACTGTTAAAGGAAGAGGTAGCGATATTGTCAGTCCTGTTGATGCGAAGTTAGAGCAGTTTGGTGAGATCGATGACACGTTAATTAAAGTGAAAGGAATTAGGTATTCAATTGAGGACTTATTGCAGGATAAGGAAATGATTGCTCGATATCGGCATGGTGTATTCCTTGTGTTATATCTTAGTCCCAGAGATTATCATCGGATTCACGCTCCTGCTGATGCAGTTATAGGAAAACAGTATGAACTTGGTGGAAAGTCTACTCCAGTCAATAAGTTAGGTATGACTTTAGGAAAGTCGCCCCTCTCGACAAACTACCGAATTGTGTCTGAATTAAGACAAGAAGACGGGATGTTTATGGCTCTCGTAAAAGTGGGAGCAATGTGGGTAAATACGATTGAATTAACACACCCTACCTTAAACCTAGAAAAAGGAGAGGAAGTGGGCTTTTTTAGTTTTGGTTCCACCGTGGTGCTCCTGTTTGAAAAGGATAAGGTCTCTCTTTCTCCAAGTTTAGAGCGGCAAACTTCGATCAAAGCCGGTGAGCCATTGGCAAGAAAAAGGGATTCAGAAGATAAAGATTCTTCATTTGAGGAGTAG
- a CDS encoding aspartyl-phosphate phosphatase Spo0E family protein has protein sequence MKLPIQCYTRSNLLALIDQKKVVLTSKVLAHGFTHKQTVMASQELDKLLNRYQFGQYEGSQSRYLA, from the coding sequence TTGAAATTGCCTATACAATGTTACACGAGATCAAATCTTCTAGCTCTCATTGATCAGAAAAAAGTAGTTTTAACATCAAAAGTGTTAGCGCATGGATTTACACATAAACAAACTGTCATGGCCAGTCAAGAGCTTGATAAGCTTCTTAATCGCTATCAATTTGGACAATATGAAGGAAGTCAATCGAGGTATCTAGCTTAA
- the ald gene encoding alanine dehydrogenase — MYIGIPKEIKNNENRVAITPAGVIALTKAGHHVTVETEAGIGSGFEDVDYREAGATIATDVASVWNQEMVMKVKEPLSSEYAYFRDGLILFTYLHLAAEPELTKALKDSGVTAIAYETVVDRGTLPLLTPMSEVAGRMASQIGAQILEKPKGGKGILLGGVPGVKRGKVTIIGGGVVGTNAAKIAMGLGADVTILDLSAERLRQLDDIFGNAINTLMSNPLNIAQAVKEADLVVGAVLIPGAKAPKLVTEEMVKSMTPGSVLVDVAIDQGGIIETVDHITTHDNPTYEKHGVVHYAVANMPGAVPRTSTIALTNVTIPYALQIANKGVTTAIQTNPALEKGLNVANGAITYEAVARDLGYDYVSANDALLGAHA; from the coding sequence ATGTATATTGGAATTCCAAAGGAAATTAAAAATAATGAAAATCGCGTAGCGATTACACCAGCAGGCGTCATCGCACTAACAAAGGCTGGACATCACGTAACAGTTGAGACTGAAGCAGGAATTGGAAGCGGTTTCGAAGATGTTGACTATCGCGAAGCAGGCGCAACGATTGCAACAGATGTTGCATCCGTTTGGAACCAAGAAATGGTGATGAAAGTAAAAGAACCACTTTCTTCTGAATATGCTTATTTCCGTGATGGACTGATTCTTTTCACTTACCTTCACTTAGCAGCAGAGCCTGAATTAACAAAAGCGCTTAAAGATAGCGGCGTAACGGCAATCGCTTATGAAACAGTTGTGGATCGTGGAACACTTCCACTACTTACACCAATGAGTGAAGTAGCTGGACGTATGGCTTCACAAATCGGCGCACAAATCCTTGAAAAACCTAAAGGTGGAAAAGGGATTCTTCTTGGCGGCGTTCCTGGAGTGAAACGCGGCAAAGTAACGATTATCGGCGGTGGCGTTGTTGGAACAAACGCAGCGAAGATCGCAATGGGCCTTGGAGCAGACGTAACAATTCTTGATTTAAGCGCTGAGCGCCTACGTCAGCTTGATGACATTTTCGGAAATGCGATTAACACGCTAATGTCAAACCCACTTAATATCGCTCAAGCTGTTAAAGAAGCGGACCTTGTGGTTGGCGCGGTGTTAATTCCAGGAGCAAAAGCACCGAAGCTTGTGACAGAAGAAATGGTGAAGAGCATGACACCAGGATCTGTTCTTGTTGATGTTGCCATTGACCAGGGTGGTATCATCGAAACAGTTGATCACATCACGACGCACGATAACCCAACATACGAAAAGCATGGGGTTGTTCATTACGCAGTTGCGAACATGCCAGGGGCTGTTCCTAGAACATCAACAATCGCACTTACAAACGTAACAATTCCTTATGCGCTTCAAATTGCCAATAAAGGTGTAACGACTGCAATCCAAACCAACCCGGCACTCGAAAAAGGATTGAACGTAGCAAACGGCGCAATCACGTACGAAGCTGTAGCAAGAGACCTTGGCTATGACTACGTTTCAGCAAACGATGCATTGCTTGGAGCTCACGCTTAA
- a CDS encoding PucR family transcriptional regulator, which yields MHTDQESHNPFQGPFRTLEDLADCIRENLGCPVTIEDSDHRILAYSSHDENVDPARIATIMKRKVPEEVIKSLWKKGIIPQLFESDDPVIIPAIPEVGLGQRVAISVRKNEELLGFIWAQLNWEVTQEELALLKKAAKVVKNQILKLDIKKRHSEEGHREFFWKLLTGHYTKEEHIQQQASMYQLKVKGEMAIVIFEFSEEIQQSLERHMNYYIQASHQIELTYSTLDQNQLILLVRPSNQFNTAEQLTSFVQVFVEKISNRLGVDTLKGGAGALYQTPLSIKDSYREALHVLSIKERFKGEVTGVYSYQDLGIYQFIDLLYQERQHYQNPYIEKLKQYDTIHHTQLLETLDAYLKQDSNVKAAAHALHVHTNTLNYRLKRIADVANLDLKNANQKVTLFLDLQIEQMKS from the coding sequence ATGCATACCGATCAAGAAAGTCATAACCCTTTTCAGGGACCATTCCGTACATTAGAAGATTTAGCTGACTGTATCCGAGAGAACCTCGGTTGTCCAGTTACCATAGAAGATTCAGATCATCGCATTCTCGCGTATAGTTCGCATGATGAAAATGTGGACCCAGCGCGTATTGCCACCATTATGAAACGAAAAGTACCAGAAGAGGTGATCAAAAGCCTCTGGAAAAAAGGCATCATTCCACAGCTCTTTGAAAGTGATGACCCCGTGATCATCCCTGCCATTCCAGAGGTAGGACTTGGCCAAAGAGTCGCGATTTCAGTTCGAAAAAATGAAGAGCTGCTTGGCTTTATTTGGGCTCAATTAAATTGGGAAGTGACTCAAGAGGAGCTTGCGCTTCTAAAAAAAGCCGCGAAAGTGGTTAAAAACCAAATTCTGAAATTAGACATTAAGAAACGTCATTCAGAAGAAGGGCATCGCGAGTTTTTCTGGAAATTATTAACGGGTCATTATACAAAAGAAGAGCACATCCAACAGCAAGCTTCCATGTATCAGCTAAAAGTAAAGGGCGAGATGGCGATCGTCATCTTTGAATTTAGTGAAGAAATACAGCAGTCGCTTGAACGTCATATGAACTATTACATTCAGGCTTCACACCAAATCGAATTGACCTACAGTACGTTGGATCAAAACCAGCTCATTTTACTCGTTCGTCCTTCAAACCAATTCAACACAGCTGAACAGCTCACGAGTTTTGTCCAAGTTTTTGTTGAGAAAATTAGCAATCGCCTTGGTGTTGATACATTAAAAGGCGGGGCAGGCGCCCTCTATCAAACTCCACTTTCGATAAAAGACAGCTACCGCGAAGCGCTTCATGTGCTGTCAATAAAAGAACGATTTAAAGGAGAAGTTACGGGGGTCTATAGCTATCAGGATCTTGGGATTTATCAATTTATTGACCTCCTCTATCAAGAGCGTCAGCATTATCAAAACCCCTATATCGAGAAATTAAAGCAGTATGATACCATTCATCATACGCAGCTACTGGAAACGCTCGATGCTTATTTAAAGCAGGATAGCAATGTAAAAGCAGCCGCTCACGCTCTTCACGTGCATACCAATACCTTGAACTATCGCCTCAAACGCATCGCTGATGTGGCGAACCTTGACTTAAAAAATGCCAATCAAAAAGTTACGCTTTTCCTAGATTTACAAATTGAACAAATGAAATCATAG